Within the Miscanthus floridulus cultivar M001 chromosome 17, ASM1932011v1, whole genome shotgun sequence genome, the region CATAACTTTTATTATGCACCTAGATGTATGCTATGTCTATATGCGTAGCAAAAGTTATGAATCTAAAACCCCAAAATAacgtataatttggaatggagagagtagctattagttgggtttttttttttctaGCTAGTAACACATCTATTGGCTGGTTTTTTCGGCTAACACATCTGATAGCTAATTATATGGATCCGAACATGATCTAAGAACTTGGGATAAGAAACTAGTAGTACTCCTATACATACTAATTTCCTTTTTACACGGAATAGCGATACATTGACTGGAGCTCCCAGTCGATCATAGGAGTTTCTTATGCCAAGGAAAGACGGAGTAAAATTCTGGCAGAAAGAAATATTACGGGAATCCAGAATCAGTGTTGACTTGGTCCGGCTTCTCTGTCAGAAAATGAAATGAAAATTACCAGCGGTGCCACAAACAAAGTAGTTTGTCCACATAAACATATTCCATTTTGTAAACTACAATACATCAATGCGTCATGCCATTCCACCAGCCGGGCGCAACTGGCCAAGGAGAACTGGAAGACCAGCAAAAATCTACTGAACTGCCTTGGCTGAAACTGGCATCCCCTTTGTGCCCCACGATCAGATTACATCCAATCAACATAATCGGAGGATGATTTTGCTCCTCTTTTGGGCTTCCTGTACCTGTCATTCTCAAACTTCGCTTTCGAAAGGAGGGAATCCAGAACTGCTGCTTCAGCGAGATCGTAAGGCGCCATCAACACACTGGGCATAATATCCACATGGGtgagggatatatatatatagagagagagagagagaaaagatcaGGATATCTGACCTAAACCAGGAAGCAGTAATATGTGGATAATACAGTCCCTATTTTTCTTGCTACTACTGCCTCTGTTTCAAATGATAGTTCATTTTAGCTTTGTGCTAAATCAAACTTCTCTaattttgactaagtttatagaaaaatacatcAACATCTACAAGATCAAATTAGTTTTATTAAATTCTCCATGAAATGTCTtaatagtgcatttatttgaagGTGTACATACTAATATAGTTTTCTAAAAAATTGATCAaacttagagaagtttgacttacgACACTATAATAATATAATTTGGAACAGGGAGTAATATAATTGTATCATGTATAGCTCTTGTATTTTTTTACTTATTGCTTCTACCCAATCAGGATATAGGTCCTGAACTCCCTCAACCTCAGTTTCGATTATAAATCCTGTCTACTCATCCTGTTCAATTAACAAGTTCCTAAAGTAATGGACAGCTCTAATATGAATTATTTTATGCCACCATGAGGAAGATATTAAATAAAGTGTAAAAAGATCATTGCGAATGGAGAAAGAAGAAATCAACATTTTGCTGCTCGGTTTCATGTGCCTTTAAGATTTTTCTAATTCAATTTCTCTGGTTGGTCAGATATTTGTACATCTACGATAAGCACGAGCAGGAATCTAGAGAATTCCAAATCGCCACGGCCACGAATTGGCATCCAGAGGAGCTCTCACCTCCATGAAGCTGCGGAGAGCCTCCCCTGCTCCTGCCATCGCCTCCTTCTttgcctcctcctcctgctcgacATCGCTGCCCACCGTGGCGTCCTCAACTGCGAACAATTTCCCCACCGTGAGAGGGACGCAGCAAACCCTACTGGCCATCTGCTGCTTGCGTCTAGACGAAGAGACCGAACCTGTATCCTGCTGAGGCAACAGCGGCGGCGCGGGATTCAGGTCTCCCCCGGGATCCGCGCACTCCACCGCTCCCCGCTCATCGTCATCTGGCAAGCAAACACCAGGCCGTGTGAGGCGAAGACGCACGCCATGCCAACCGGGTACACCCCAATAATAAAGGAACCCTACTCCTCGCCTGAGAACTGAGAAACAGTACCTCGCGTTTGCCGCGGCGGGGACGCGGCCGGCGCTGGTGAGGACGGCGGGGACGTGGCCGGCGCTGGTGAgggcggcggggaggaggaggacgccCCCGCGGCGACCGGATCCGATTCCATCGCTGCGATCCGGTGGTCggagggcggcggcgaggaggatgCCCCCGCGGCGGCCGGATCCGACTCCATCGCTGCGATCTGGTGgtcggagggcggcggcggcgaggaagaCGCCCCCGCCGCGGCGACCGGATCCGGCTCCATCGCTGCGACCTGGTGGTCGGGGATTCGCTCGCCGGATCTCGTTGAGCTGGGGGATCGGGGAGGCTTGCGAGGatgagacatgagggacgtgGGGTGGGGTTTGGGGAAGGAGCGCAGGATTCGAGTTTTGAACTGGACCGATCCGTTGGGGTTGGGGTTTGGCTGTATAGAGAGGAAATGACCGTTGGAGAGGCCGCGCCTTTGCGTTCGTCTGCGGTGGGGGCGCCGTTGCGGGGGAGCCGTAGCAGATCCAGCGACGCGTTataacacatgatttttttttcaccatagaattaagatccagtAGCCTCCACCCTCTTTCTACCTTCAGTCTTTAGCCTTCTTCTAtctccagacaatcacaaattACAATATTACAGATCCACGtatcacaaaaaaaaaacttttttctATGGAATGACAAATCacagcagaggaggaggaggaggagaggctaCTGGAGCCGGATCCGCTACAGACCGAGCTGCACGTTGCGCGGCGTCAGAGAACGTGTGCGTGTGTGCGTCAGAGAACACGTAGCTTCGCTTGGACATAGCGACGGCGCGGGCGAGATCACAGGACGCGTGCGTGCGTTTGGCGGCGTCAGCAGAACGGAGGGTAGAAGAGataaaaaaatccatgtgtttttttccgctaaaacacatgtgtgttgtatagcatttctgtttttTTTCTGTTTAATAATGTAACCCATTTGTCAGTCGGCCATATTGGATACGCTTAAATTTAGATTTTGAGCAGAATTAAGTAAGAATCCTGCTCAATCTGCTGGATAATTTTTGTATTCTCTGGACCGTAGAATTTTGCTGTTTAATACAGTTTATTTTAAGGGACTGTTTGGTTGTGTCCCGAGAATAACGAGAAACGACGTCAAACCAAATGGGAGAGAAATGTTTCACGTTCTTTACCTTGGCTCCCGGATTGGCTGTAGGGTAGCTTCGCAGCGATTCTGCTCCTTGACTCCCGATTGGCTGCAGGGTAGCTTCGCAGcgattctgatttttttttttttttttttgcctcccgTACGTGCTATCAATTTTATTTTTTAGTTATGAAAATTCTTTTCTAATGTAACAATAAAATAGGTTGTATTTAAGTTGTTCTTTGTCTAAAAAATAGATTTTTTGGAACGCATTTCTATTTATACAAATTTTTTTAAAGAATATTTTTCTATGAATCAGAATCCATCCAACTAGTCTAACGATTTCATAAAATAATTTTGTTTTGTCTCCTAAAACGTTTCTTGAAAAAATCCAGATTTTTTAGACTTGGTACATAACTTTTATTATGCACCTAGATGTATGCTATGTCTATATGCGTAGCAAAAGTTATGAATCTAAAACCCCAAAATAacgtataatttggaatggagagagtagctattagttgggtttttttttttctaGCTAGTAACACATCTATTGGCTGGTTTTTTCGGCTAACACATCTGATAGCTAATTATATGGATCCGAACATGATCTAAGAACTTGGGATAAGAAACTAGTAGTACTCCTATACATACTAATTTCCTTTTTACACGGAATAGCGATACATTGACTGGAGCTCCCAGTCGATCATAGGAGTTTCTTATGCCAAGGAAAGACGGAGTAAAATTCTGGCAGAAAGAAATATTACGGGAATCCAGAATCTAGAGGTTTATAGCGT harbors:
- the LOC136518679 gene encoding classical arabinogalactan protein 9-like isoform X1, translating into MSHPRKPPRSPSSTRSGERIPDHQVAAMEPDPVAAAGASSSPPPPSDHQIAAMESDPAAAGASSSPPPSDHRIAAMESDPVAAGASSSSPPPSPAPATSPPSSPAPAASPPRQTRDDDERGAVECADPGGDLNPAPPLLPQQDTGSVSSSRRKQQMASRVCCVPLTVGKLFAVEDATVGSDVEQEEEAKKEAMAGAGEALRSFMEVRAPLDANSWPWRFGIL
- the LOC136518679 gene encoding classical arabinogalactan protein 9-like isoform X2, which encodes MSHPRKPPRSPSSTRSGERIPDHQVAAMEPDPVAAAGASSSPPPPSDHQIAAMESDPAAAGASSSPPPSDHRIAAMESDPVAAGASSSSPPPSPAPATSPPSSPAPAASPPRQTRDDDERGAVECADPGGDLNPAPPLLPQQDTVEDATVGSDVEQEEEAKKEAMAGAGEALRSFMEVRAPLDANSWPWRFGIL
- the LOC136518679 gene encoding classical arabinogalactan protein 9-like isoform X3; the protein is MSHPRKPPRSPSSTRSGERIPDHQVAAMEPDPVAAAGASSSPPPPSDHQIAAMESDPAAAGASSSPPPSDHRIAAMESDPVAAGASSSSPPPSPAPATSPPSSPAPAASPPRQTRVEDATVGSDVEQEEEAKKEAMAGAGEALRSFMEVRAPLDANSWPWRFGIL